From a single Miscanthus floridulus cultivar M001 chromosome 8, ASM1932011v1, whole genome shotgun sequence genomic region:
- the LOC136469467 gene encoding uncharacterized protein, with protein MVDPIVGMKWLTKVLMDGDSGLNIMYAEMLDTMGVDRACIRPTGAPFHGLVPRKPAMPLGQIDLPVTFEGLSNYRTETLTFEVVGFHRTYHAILGQPCYAKFMAIPNYTYLKLKMLGLSRVITIGTSFQHAYECEVECCNHAAAIVASKELADIRKEVIEEAPNPKRSTGSFEPTEGSKEVLIDLRTTEGKTVRTGTTLSSK; from the coding sequence atggtcgacccaattgtcggcatgaagtggctcaccaaagtactgatggatggagacagtggcctcaacatcatgtatgctgagATGCTCGACACTATGGGCGTTGACCGAGCGTGCATCCGGCCAACCGGAGCGCCCTTTCATggccttgtgcctagaaagccgGCCATGCCGCTCGGGCAGATAGATCTACCCGTCACCTTCGAGGGTCTATCCaactataggacggagaccctcacttttgaagtggttgggttccatagaacttaccatgccatcttgggacaaccatgctacgcaaagttcatggccatccccaactacacctacctcaagctaaagatgctaggcctCAGCAgagtcatcaccattggcacttccttccagcatgcctatgagtgcgaggtcgagtgctgcaatCACGCtgcagcaatcgtcgcctccaaagagcttgcggacATCAGGAaagaggtcatcgaagaagcgccCAACCCCAAGAGGTCGACCGGGTCCTTCGAGCCAACAGAAggctctaaagaagtcctcatagaccTTAGGACCACCGAGGGCAAAACGGTGCGCactggtaccacg